A single genomic interval of Schistocerca americana isolate TAMUIC-IGC-003095 chromosome 2, iqSchAmer2.1, whole genome shotgun sequence harbors:
- the LOC124595208 gene encoding uncharacterized protein LOC124595208 isoform X2, with product MASCFAQQSAECPLLRLLQKAIDVLANGITELCRRIRSVFRRWGGKRRCFSAQEVEKRVMRLAGNRRSQLAKEVHAFVAAIRRRPLLQPDGDWKAAFNDTRDQMTATRNYLARKLGTGGSEEEEDALERCVQKLLYEPVFKELYHRAMLGLWRESCVRDMALMVRRHRRVGVSPAWLGAPQISPAATERVRATLLKMQSARLPCDKLHFLATAAEDATKMAEEENGIIVNSDNLIPLISWILMDIGMIYAIIEAEMLLKLLPPEKAHGKAGFYLTILYCACVCVKTRPDGPSRTITSTETATAANISSCDAAAVSLFNTTTRDEAAEVGDGRGSDVTPCDEITSAVRPLSDDDMQKHEPDADSLERASEGYCSDRDRARSPEPVEDAKVDNADHDSCFGDDCLLFQSKTSLSSWSSNVDLDAVSATNDSGTWSLYRSVSNLSTDFSDESLYESDIVNKKTALLDSAGTLFSAVPVLLTAPSMI from the exons GGTGGGGCGGGAAGCGGCGCTGCTTCAGCGCGCAGGAGGTGGAGAAGCGGGTGATGCGTCTGGCCGGAAACCGCCGCAGTCAGCTGGCGAAGGAGGTGCACGCATTCGTGGCAGCCATTCGGCGCAGGCCGCTGCTCCAGCCCGACGGCGACTGGAAGGCAGCCTTCAACGACACGCGCGACCAGATGACCGCCACCAGGAACTACCTCGCCCGCAAG CTGGGCACGGGCggcagcgaggaggaggaggacgcgCTGGAGCGGTGCGTGCAGAAGCTGCTGTACGAGCCGGTGTTCAAGGAGCTGTACCACCGCGCCATGCTGGGCCTGTGGAGGGAGAGCTGCGTGCGCGACATGGCGCTCATGGTGCGCCGGCACCGGCGCGTCGGCGTGTCGCCGGCCTGGCTGGGCGCGCCGCAGATATCGCCCGCCGCCACGGAGCGCGTGCGCGCCACGCTGCTCAAGATGCAGTCGGCGCGCCTGCCGTGCGACAAGCTGCACTTCCTCGCCACCGCAGCCGAGGACGCCACCAAGATG GCAGAGGAGGAGAACGGAATCATCGTCAACTCTGATAACTTGATACCACTGATCAGCTGGATACTGATGGATATCGGCATG ATATACGCCATAATCGAGGCAGAAATGCTGCTGAAGCTTCTGCCACCAGAGAAGGCCCACGGAAAGGCCGGCTTCTACCTGACCATTTTGTactgcgcttgtgtgtgtgttaaGACGAGGCCGGACGGGCCCAGTCGTACAATCACCAGCACCGAAACCGCGACGGCGGCCAACATCAGCAGCTGCGATGCAGCCGCCGTGTCGCTCTTCAACACCACCACTCGCGACGAAGCGGCGGAGGTCGGCGACGGCCGTGGGAGTGACGTCACGCCCTGCGACGAAATCACCTCAGCTGTTCGGCCCCTCAGCGACGACGATATGCAGAAGCACGAGCCAGATGCAGACAGTCTGGAGCGAGCCAGCGAGGGCTACTGTTCCGATCGCGACCGCGCCCGCTCTCCCGAGCCGGTCGAAGATGCAAAGGTCGACAACGCTGACCACGACTCTTGTTTCGGAGACGACTGTCTGCTATTCCAGTCGAAAACTTCGCTCAGCTCGTGGTCGTCGAACGTGGATCTGGACGCTGTATCTGCCACCAATGATTCCGGGACATGGAGTCTCTACAGGAGCGTCTCGAACCTCAGCACTGACTTCTCCGACGAATCTCTGTACGAGTCTGACATCGTAAACAAGAAAACAGCTCTGCTGGACAGCGCCGGCACGCTCTTCAGCGCCGTTCCGGTGTTACTGACTGCACCTTCGATGATTTAA